Part of the Streptomyces europaeiscabiei genome is shown below.
CGCCCACGATCTGCCCTTCGCCAAGGGCACCCTGGTCGCCGCCGGTACCGGTGACAACGCGGCCGCCGCGCTGGGGCTCGGGCTGCGCCCCGGCACCCCGGTGCTGAGCCTAGGCACCTCCGGCACGGTGTACGCCGTCTCCAAGCACCGCCCCGCGGACCCGACCGGCACGGTGGCGGGCTTCGCCGACGCGCACGGGGGCTGGCTGCCGCTGGCCTGCACGCTGAACTGCACCCAGGCCGTCGACCGGGTCGCCGCCCTGCTGGGCCTGGACCGCGAGGCCGTCGAGCCCGGCACGAGTGTCACCCTCCTCCCCTACCTGGATGGCGAGCGCACCCCGGCTCTGCCGCACGCCTCCGGCCTGATGCACGGGCTGCGGCACGACACGACCGGCGGACAGCTGCTCCAGGCCGCTTACGACGGCGCCGTCCACTCGCTGCTCGGCGCCCTCGACCTGGTGCTCGACGCCGGCGCGGACACCTCCGCGCCGCTGCTGCTCATCGGCGGGGGCGCGCGCGGCACGGCCTGGCAGCAGACCGTGCGTCGTCTGTCGGGGCGCACCGTGCAGGTGCCCGAGGCCAAGGAACTGGTCGCGCTGGGCGCCGCCGCGCAGGCCGCCGGGCTGCTCACCGGCGAGGACCCGGCCGCGGTCGCCCGCCGCTGGGACACCGCCCGGGGGCCGGTGCTGGAGGCCGTGGAGCGGGACGAGGAGACACTCGCCAGGATCTCCGGGGTACTGTCCGACGCGGCACCGCTGCTGGAGCGTGAACCGGGCGGCAGCTGACCGGGCCAGGGGGTGTCCGACGTGGGAAAATCCGATTCCGGCATGATCTACAGGACACCCACCAGGACACATCGACGGGAGCCGGGGGAGGCATGACCGCACCACTGCACGAGACCCACACGGGCGGTTCCGGCCGTCACCTGCCCGACAACCAGCAGGGCATGCGGCGCCGCAACCTCTCCCGGGTCATGCATTCCGTCAACGCCGAGGGACCGCTGTCCCGGGCCGCCGTGGCCTCGCGCATCGGCCTCACCCGGGCCGCCGTGTCGACTCTGGTGGACGAGCTGATCCGCTCGGGACTCCTGGAGGAGCTGGGTCCCGAGCGCCCCGGCCGGGTCGGGCGGCCCGGCTCGGCGCTCGCCCTCAGCGGGCGCGGGCCCGCGGGAATCGGCGCGGAGATCGGTGTCGACCACCTCGCGGTCTGCGCCGTGGACCTACGCGGTGAGGTACGGGCTCGGGCGGTACGGCACGGCACCAACCGCGGCCGGTCGCCCGAGCCGGTCATCGACGACCTGACCGAGCTCGTCCGGCGGGTCGTCGCCGAGGCGGAGAGCGACGGCCTGTGGCCGGCGGGGCTCGCGGTCGCCGTGCCCGGGCTGGTGGCGCGCGACGCCCGAACCGTGGTCCGCGCCCCCAACCTCGACTGGCACGACACGGACCTGGGCGCGCTGTTGCCCGGCGGTCTGCCGGTGACCGTGGACAACGAGGCCAACTTCGGCGGCCTCGCCGAACTCTGGCTCGGCGACGGCACACCACCGGACTTCCTGCATGTCTCCGCGGAGATCGGCATCGGTGGCGCGGTGGTCGTGGACGGCCGGCTGCTCCGCGGGACGCATGGTTTCGCGGGCGAGCTGGGGCATGTGCCCGTGCGCCCTGAGGGCCCCGCCTGCGCGTGCGGTGGACGCGGCTGTCTGGAGCAGTACGCCGGTGAGGAGGCCGTGCTGCGCGCGGCCGGCCTGGAACCGGGCGAGCACCGTGTCGAGTTCCTCGCGGAGCGGGCCGCGGCCGGTGACGAGGACGTGCACCGGGCCCTGCGCGGCGCCGGCACGGCACTGGG
Proteins encoded:
- a CDS encoding ROK family transcriptional regulator; protein product: MTAPLHETHTGGSGRHLPDNQQGMRRRNLSRVMHSVNAEGPLSRAAVASRIGLTRAAVSTLVDELIRSGLLEELGPERPGRVGRPGSALALSGRGPAGIGAEIGVDHLAVCAVDLRGEVRARAVRHGTNRGRSPEPVIDDLTELVRRVVAEAESDGLWPAGLAVAVPGLVARDARTVVRAPNLDWHDTDLGALLPGGLPVTVDNEANFGGLAELWLGDGTPPDFLHVSAEIGIGGAVVVDGRLLRGTHGFAGELGHVPVRPEGPACACGGRGCLEQYAGEEAVLRAAGLEPGEHRVEFLAERAAAGDEDVHRALRGAGTALGIALTGAVNLLDPETVVLGGALAALAPWLLPSLERELARRTAGPACAVTVSRLGSEGPLLGAAHSVVRAVLDDPATVGVRP
- the xylB gene encoding xylulokinase, whose translation is MSAAEGPLVVGVDSSTQSTKALVVDATTGRVVASGQAPHTVSSGAGRESDPRQWWDALREALHQCGEAAREASAVSIGGQQHGLVTLDAQGEPVRPALLWNDVRSAPQAARLVEELGGAKAWAERAGSVPGPSFTVTKWAWLAENEPEAVRATAAVRLPHDYLTERLTGQGTTDRGDASGTGWWASATEAYDAEVLDRVGLDPALLPRVVRPGEVAGTVRDAHDLPFAKGTLVAAGTGDNAAAALGLGLRPGTPVLSLGTSGTVYAVSKHRPADPTGTVAGFADAHGGWLPLACTLNCTQAVDRVAALLGLDREAVEPGTSVTLLPYLDGERTPALPHASGLMHGLRHDTTGGQLLQAAYDGAVHSLLGALDLVLDAGADTSAPLLLIGGGARGTAWQQTVRRLSGRTVQVPEAKELVALGAAAQAAGLLTGEDPAAVARRWDTARGPVLEAVERDEETLARISGVLSDAAPLLEREPGGS